One Maribacter cobaltidurans genomic window carries:
- a CDS encoding alpha-isopropylmalate synthase regulatory domain-containing protein has translation MKRKLEIMDTTLRDGEQTSGVSFSASEKLTLAKLLLEELKVDRIEVASARVSEGELQAVQQITEWAKANEYLDKVEVLTFVDGGISLDWMEKAGAISQNLLTKGSLNHLTHQLKKTPEQHFNEIAEIFKAASERGIINNIYLEDWSNGMRNSKEYVFEFLDFLTTQPVKRVLLPDTLGVLTYKETFDFISEIVKKYPKLHIDFHGHNDYDLGVANVMEAIKAGCHGLHLTINGMGERAGNAPMASAIAVINDFLPDIDINLNEKALYKVSKLVSAFTGISIPSNKPIVGENVFTQTAGIHADGDSKKNLYFSDLMPERFGRKRKYALGKMSGKANIQKNLQELGLTLNEDELKKVTARIIELGDKKERVTKDDLPYIISDVLDTDFQQKVFVKSYVLTHAKGLKPSTTLSLEIDGKIFEENASGDGQYDAFMNALRKIYASQNLVLPRLTDYAVRIPPGSASDALCETVITWDINGKEFTSRGLDSDQTVSAIKATEKMLNII, from the coding sequence ATGAAAAGAAAGTTGGAAATTATGGATACCACCCTAAGGGATGGTGAACAAACCTCTGGAGTATCCTTTTCAGCATCCGAAAAGCTTACTTTGGCCAAACTCCTTCTTGAAGAACTGAAGGTCGACCGTATTGAGGTGGCATCGGCCCGGGTATCTGAGGGAGAACTTCAAGCGGTTCAGCAAATTACGGAATGGGCTAAGGCTAATGAATACTTGGACAAAGTAGAGGTTCTAACCTTTGTTGATGGAGGCATTTCCTTAGACTGGATGGAAAAGGCTGGTGCCATTTCACAGAACTTATTGACAAAGGGTTCTTTAAACCACCTAACACATCAGTTAAAAAAAACACCGGAACAACATTTTAACGAAATCGCAGAGATTTTTAAGGCTGCATCAGAAAGAGGTATTATCAATAATATTTATCTGGAGGACTGGAGCAACGGTATGCGAAATTCTAAGGAGTATGTTTTTGAGTTTTTAGATTTTCTAACGACTCAACCCGTTAAACGCGTTCTTTTGCCAGATACCTTGGGGGTACTAACGTATAAGGAGACTTTTGATTTTATTTCCGAAATCGTAAAAAAATATCCTAAACTTCATATAGATTTTCATGGTCATAACGACTATGATTTAGGAGTGGCAAATGTTATGGAAGCTATTAAGGCTGGATGCCATGGGCTACACTTGACCATAAACGGTATGGGTGAACGTGCCGGAAATGCACCTATGGCCAGTGCAATTGCAGTTATCAATGATTTTCTGCCTGATATAGATATTAACCTAAACGAAAAGGCGCTTTATAAGGTCAGTAAATTAGTATCTGCCTTTACAGGTATTAGTATTCCTTCCAATAAACCTATAGTCGGGGAAAATGTTTTTACACAAACCGCTGGAATTCATGCGGATGGGGACAGTAAAAAAAATCTATATTTCAGCGACTTAATGCCGGAACGTTTTGGAAGGAAACGTAAATATGCCTTGGGGAAAATGTCCGGAAAGGCGAATATTCAAAAAAACCTTCAGGAGCTTGGTTTAACACTTAACGAAGATGAACTTAAGAAAGTAACCGCAAGGATTATTGAACTAGGCGATAAGAAGGAAAGGGTAACCAAAGATGATTTACCCTATATCATTTCCGATGTACTCGATACGGACTTTCAACAAAAAGTTTTTGTGAAGTCCTATGTATTGACCCATGCTAAAGGACTAAAACCCTCTACCACGCTTTCGTTGGAAATTGACGGTAAAATTTTTGAAGAAAATGCCTCTGGAGACGGTCAATATGATGCTTTTATGAATGCCTTGAGAAAAATTTATGCATCGCAAAATCTTGTTTTGCCTCGCCTGACCGATTATGCCGTTAGAATACCACCAGGTAGTGCTTCAGACGCTTTATGTGAAACCGTAATAACGTGGGACATAAATGGCAAGGAGTTTACCTCTCGCGGATTGGATTCCGACCAAACAGTATCTGCTATTAAAGCCACAGAGAAAATGCTAAATATAATTTAA
- the leuB gene encoding 3-isopropylmalate dehydrogenase, whose product MKLNIALLAGDGIGPEVVDQAVKVCDAIANKYNHEISWKPALTGAAAIDAVGEPYPDETHEICASSDAVLFGAIGHPRFDNDPSAKVRPEQGLLKMRQKLGLFANVRPTFTFPSLIDKSPLKRDRIEGTDLIILRELTGGVYFGERGRKDDNNTAFDTMTYQRFEIERLARKGFEMAMKRSKKLCCVDKANVLESSRLWRETVQAMEKEFPEVTVSYEFVDATAMRLIQWPKGYDVIITANLFGDILTDEASVISGSMGLMPSSSVGSKVSLYEPIHGSYPQAAGKDIANPLATVLSAAMLFEDLELTKEAEEIRRVVNKSLAEGIVTEDLAEGGKSYKTSEVGDWLAKNI is encoded by the coding sequence ATGAAACTAAACATAGCGCTATTAGCCGGAGATGGAATAGGCCCAGAAGTTGTAGATCAAGCTGTAAAAGTATGCGATGCCATTGCAAATAAGTATAATCACGAAATATCGTGGAAACCTGCACTGACCGGTGCAGCTGCCATAGATGCGGTTGGCGAGCCCTATCCAGATGAAACTCACGAAATCTGTGCTAGTTCGGATGCGGTACTGTTTGGTGCAATTGGTCATCCACGATTTGATAATGATCCTTCCGCCAAAGTACGTCCGGAGCAAGGTCTTTTAAAAATGCGGCAAAAACTGGGTTTGTTCGCCAACGTTAGGCCCACATTTACCTTTCCATCCCTAATTGATAAATCTCCTTTGAAAAGGGACAGAATAGAAGGAACCGATTTAATAATTCTGCGTGAATTGACTGGAGGTGTCTATTTTGGGGAAAGAGGAAGAAAAGACGATAACAATACCGCTTTTGATACAATGACCTATCAAAGATTCGAAATTGAGCGTCTTGCCCGAAAAGGATTTGAAATGGCCATGAAACGTTCCAAAAAATTATGTTGTGTGGACAAGGCCAATGTTTTGGAATCTTCCCGTTTATGGAGGGAGACCGTACAGGCCATGGAAAAGGAGTTTCCCGAAGTAACTGTTTCCTATGAATTTGTGGATGCCACTGCCATGCGCTTAATCCAATGGCCCAAAGGATATGATGTCATCATTACCGCCAATCTTTTTGGGGACATTTTAACCGATGAAGCTTCCGTAATTTCTGGATCAATGGGATTAATGCCGTCTTCTTCCGTAGGTAGCAAAGTTTCATTGTACGAGCCTATCCACGGTTCCTATCCGCAAGCCGCTGGTAAAGATATTGCCAACCCCTTGGCGACTGTTTTGTCCGCAGCAATGTTGTTTGAGGATTTGGAGTTGACCAAGGAAGCAGAAGAAATAAGAAGGGTTGTAAATAAATCACTTGCTGAAGGAATCGTGACCGAAGATTTAGCAGAAGGTGGTAAATCCTATAAAACCAGTGAAGTTGGAGATTGGCTGGCCAAAAACATCTAA
- a CDS encoding serine hydrolase domain-containing protein: MQRLKLILGAFLLVLILFTFSAATIDIRSEEVSKVNFPNQLAIQKEAKIYASRKKALEIAVNEYFVQALKSGELVGAGVSIVKGDSILLAEGYGKRNSKKDILVDGETIFRLGSLSKGFTGVLAAKLVEEGTFDFMDKVADYLPQFAFGDSDNTKKIKIAHILSHTSGTPYHSYTNLVEAGLSMGKIAEQFKHVEPLSEPGVQYSYQNAMFALSQEVMLQATGEDISSLLMDRFFKPLGMSNTMMDHHSFIENKNIAEPHSKNGNNWRVLALKNNYYNAVAAGGIDASSIDMAKWMRFLLGHNSAVMTKNTLEKAFEPFIELNENNKYYQRWEGHLKSAYAFGWRVHTMKNETTNKEETIVHHGGSVNSYRNEIALFPDSDLGICVLMNNNSRLARTVIPELREIVKHIYELSPDALASL, from the coding sequence GTGCAACGTTTAAAACTCATTTTAGGTGCCTTTTTATTGGTGCTTATTCTTTTTACTTTTTCTGCAGCGACTATAGACATTAGATCAGAGGAAGTTTCCAAAGTCAACTTTCCGAATCAACTGGCCATTCAAAAGGAGGCTAAAATCTATGCTTCCAGAAAAAAAGCGTTGGAAATAGCTGTTAATGAATACTTTGTTCAGGCTTTAAAGTCGGGAGAACTCGTTGGAGCCGGAGTAAGTATCGTTAAAGGTGATTCCATTTTATTGGCGGAAGGTTATGGTAAACGTAATAGTAAAAAGGACATTCTGGTAGATGGAGAGACGATATTCCGGCTGGGTTCACTGTCTAAAGGTTTTACCGGTGTTCTAGCGGCAAAATTAGTGGAAGAAGGCACTTTTGACTTCATGGATAAAGTCGCAGATTACCTTCCCCAGTTTGCTTTTGGAGATAGCGACAACACAAAAAAGATAAAAATAGCGCACATACTATCGCACACCTCTGGTACACCATATCACAGCTATACTAACTTGGTCGAAGCCGGGTTGTCCATGGGCAAGATTGCCGAACAATTTAAACATGTAGAGCCTTTAAGCGAGCCCGGTGTACAATATAGTTATCAAAATGCCATGTTTGCCTTGAGCCAAGAAGTCATGTTGCAGGCGACTGGAGAGGATATCAGTTCTTTGTTGATGGACCGGTTTTTCAAGCCCTTGGGTATGTCCAATACTATGATGGACCATCACTCATTTATAGAAAATAAAAATATTGCTGAACCCCATTCGAAAAATGGAAACAACTGGCGCGTTTTAGCATTAAAAAATAATTATTATAACGCTGTAGCCGCTGGAGGAATCGACGCTAGTTCAATAGATATGGCCAAATGGATGCGGTTTTTGTTGGGGCATAATTCTGCTGTTATGACAAAAAATACCTTGGAAAAAGCTTTTGAGCCTTTTATCGAATTGAACGAGAACAATAAGTATTATCAACGTTGGGAAGGACATTTAAAATCAGCTTATGCTTTTGGATGGAGAGTCCACACAATGAAGAATGAAACAACCAATAAAGAGGAAACCATAGTACATCACGGCGGAAGTGTTAATAGTTATAGAAATGAAATTGCACTTTTCCCTGATTCAGATTTGGGTATTTGTGTGTTAATGAACAACAATTCCCGATTGGCAAGGACGGTTATACCAGAACTAAGGGAAATTGTTAAACATATATACGAATTATCACCAGATGCTTTGGCGAGCTTATAA
- a CDS encoding MFS transporter: MNINPSNKKALFALAIGGFGIGLTEFVIMGILTEVSNSLGITISEAGHFIASYAFGVVVGAPLLTSLGSKLSPKRMLFLLMIWFTLFNSLSGLATNYGTLLVLRFLSGIPHGAFFGIGAVVAMKLAREGKSAQGIAIMFSGLTVANVIGVPVGTYIGQEFGWSTSFFLVGIVGVLTLTTLQLWMPRMEATTGSPKVKLSDALRNKQLWAMIALTTIGTGGFFAWYSYIAPLIKDVAGLEDHFVGYAMMLAGLGMVFGNFVGAKMAEIFSPLRAVIISLSVMSVVLVINMFIATNPYLLMVFTFLIGAIAFTVSTPIQMAIINTAKGSEMLGSSMNQSAFNMGNASGAYLAGLPMAFGFEVVYSSLVGGILAACGVILAIAIYLYRKQKEGKSKKVALSS; this comes from the coding sequence ATGAATATTAATCCATCGAACAAAAAAGCATTGTTTGCCTTGGCCATTGGAGGATTTGGTATTGGTCTGACGGAGTTCGTTATTATGGGCATATTGACCGAAGTGTCTAATTCTTTGGGAATAACAATTTCCGAAGCCGGACATTTTATAGCGTCTTATGCCTTTGGTGTTGTTGTTGGAGCTCCCTTGCTAACTAGCCTTGGTTCCAAACTATCACCAAAACGGATGTTGTTCCTATTGATGATTTGGTTCACCTTGTTCAATTCCTTGTCCGGTTTGGCCACTAACTATGGTACATTACTGGTTTTACGCTTCTTGTCCGGTATTCCCCATGGAGCATTTTTTGGTATTGGAGCAGTGGTGGCCATGAAATTGGCAAGAGAAGGTAAATCTGCGCAAGGTATCGCCATTATGTTTTCCGGTTTAACGGTGGCCAACGTCATTGGTGTTCCCGTAGGGACATATATTGGTCAAGAGTTCGGTTGGAGTACTTCTTTCTTTTTGGTTGGCATTGTTGGGGTATTGACCTTAACTACGCTTCAGCTTTGGATGCCCAGAATGGAAGCGACTACCGGTAGTCCCAAAGTAAAATTGTCTGATGCTCTTAGAAATAAACAACTATGGGCCATGATTGCTTTGACCACCATTGGCACGGGAGGCTTTTTTGCTTGGTATAGTTATATAGCGCCATTGATAAAGGATGTGGCCGGGTTGGAAGATCATTTTGTGGGATATGCCATGATGCTTGCCGGTTTAGGGATGGTATTTGGGAATTTTGTAGGCGCAAAGATGGCAGAAATATTTTCTCCTTTAAGAGCAGTAATAATAAGTCTTTCCGTTATGTCGGTGGTCTTGGTTATAAATATGTTTATAGCCACTAATCCCTACCTACTTATGGTATTTACTTTCTTAATAGGGGCCATTGCATTTACAGTTTCTACCCCCATTCAAATGGCCATTATAAATACAGCAAAAGGATCCGAAATGTTGGGTTCTTCCATGAACCAAAGTGCTTTTAATATGGGTAACGCTTCTGGTGCCTATTTAGCTGGTTTACCCATGGCTTTTGGTTTTGAGGTGGTGTATTCTAGTTTGGTAGGTGGTATTTTGGCTGCTTGCGGGGTTATATTGGCCATTGCAATCTATTTATACCGAAAACAAAAGGAAGGAAAATCTAAGAAAGTAGCGTTAAGTTCCTAA
- a CDS encoding 3-keto-disaccharide hydrolase translates to MRSKWCTVITIIFFVSCSSVQKKEGVWVSIFNGKDLEGWSPKFTGEKYGVNYLNTFRVKDGKLVVSYDGYDTFDNKFGHIFYKEKLSQFKLRLEYRFIGEKVTGAPSWAFKNSGIKYHSLHPSKLPLGQVLLVAPEAQILGGDGKMERFTGNVCTAGTHIEMNNRLVTEHCTNSNYPAINDTAWVKMELEVHGSKLITHKINGKKVLEYSAAQYDDSDEFAKELIKNGYPKILSEGYVALQAEGHPIEFKNIELMKLDD, encoded by the coding sequence ATGAGGAGTAAATGGTGCACAGTAATTACAATTATCTTTTTTGTAAGTTGCTCCAGTGTTCAAAAAAAGGAAGGGGTATGGGTTTCTATCTTTAACGGTAAAGATTTGGAAGGATGGTCACCAAAGTTTACAGGTGAGAAATACGGGGTGAATTATCTTAATACCTTTCGAGTAAAAGATGGTAAATTAGTAGTTAGCTATGACGGTTACGACACTTTTGATAATAAATTTGGGCATATTTTCTATAAGGAAAAACTTTCTCAATTCAAACTACGTTTAGAGTATCGATTTATTGGAGAGAAAGTAACTGGCGCACCCTCTTGGGCTTTCAAAAACAGTGGTATTAAATATCATTCCCTACATCCCTCCAAATTACCGTTGGGTCAAGTGTTATTAGTGGCACCTGAAGCCCAAATTTTAGGCGGTGATGGAAAAATGGAACGTTTTACTGGAAACGTATGCACAGCTGGAACGCATATTGAAATGAACAATCGCTTAGTCACGGAGCATTGCACGAATTCAAATTACCCGGCAATTAATGATACTGCTTGGGTGAAAATGGAATTGGAAGTACATGGTAGCAAATTAATTACCCATAAAATTAATGGTAAGAAGGTTTTGGAATATAGTGCCGCCCAGTATGATGACTCAGATGAATTTGCCAAGGAACTTATTAAAAATGGTTACCCAAAAATTCTAAGTGAAGGCTATGTAGCACTTCAGGCAGAAGGACATCCTATAGAATTCAAAAATATTGAATTAATGAAATTGGATGATTAA